A DNA window from Paralichthys olivaceus isolate ysfri-2021 chromosome 3, ASM2471397v2, whole genome shotgun sequence contains the following coding sequences:
- the LOC109639235 gene encoding pituitary adenylate cyclase-activating polypeptide type I receptor isoform X2: MSPSDVRLLVLFLLLHVSTVWSQQVPSNCVIKREQEKCLEMMASDDPGNDPEFGCPWMWDNLTCWQPAKIGEVVEVNCPELFSQFMSEEDFQLGKVSRNCSEFGWSETFPHYIDACLYEEGNSSHPDMYYVSVKALYTVGYSTSLVSLTTAMVILCRFRKLHCTRNFIHMNLFVSFILRAISVFIKDGVLYAKEDSEHCFIHTLECRAVMIFFHYCVLSNYFWLFIEGLYLFTLLVETFFPEKRYFYWYIIIGWGTPTVCVTIWAVLRLHFDNIGCWDMNDDAAIWWVIKGPVLASIMINFVLFIGIIVILVQKLQSPDIGGNESSIYLRLARSTLLLIPLFGIHYTVFAFSPENVSKRERLVFELGLGSFQGFVVAVLYCFLNGEVQSEIKRKWRSWTVNRYFAVDLKHRHPSLASSGVNGGTQLSILSKSSSQIRMSSLQAETPAT, encoded by the exons atgtctccgtctgatgtcagattgctggtcctctttctcctcctccacgtcTCCACG gtCTGGAGCCAGCAGGTTCCCTCTAACTGTGTGATCAAGAGGGAGCAGGAAAAATGTCTGGAGATGATGGCCTCGGACGATCCCGGGAACGATCCAGAGTTCG GTTGTCCGTGGATGTGGGACAACCTGACGTGTTGGCAGCCGGCGAAGATCGGTGAGGTGGTCGAGGTCAACTGTCCCGAACTCTTCTCTCAGTTCATGAGCGAGGAAGACTTCC AGCTGGGGAAGGTGAGTCGCAACTGCAGTGAGTTCGGCTGGTCCGAGACCTTCCCTCACTACATCGACGCCTGTCTGTACGAGGAGGGAAACAGCAGCCATCCG GACATGTACTATGTGTCGGTGAAGGCTCTGTACACAGTCGGCTACAGCACCTCTCTGGTCTCTCTCACCACAGCCATGGTCATCCTCTGCAGGTTCAG gAAGCTGCACTGCACCAGGAACTTCATCCACATGAACTTGTTTGTGTCGTTCATCCTGAGAGCCATTTCTGTCTTCATCAAAGACGGCGTGTTGTACGCCAAAGAGGACAGCGAGCACTGCTTCATCCACACG CTGGAGTGTCGAGCGGTTATGATATTCTTCCACTACTGCGTCCTCTCCAACTACTTCTGGCTCTTCATCGAGGGCCTGTACCTCTTCACGTTACTGGTGGAGACCTTCTTCCCTGAGAAGAGATACTTCTACTGGTACATCATCATCGGCTGGG GGACGCCCACCGTGTGCGTGACCATCTGGGCGGTGCTGCGGCTGCACTTCGATAATATCGG CTGCTGGGACATGAATGACGACGCTGCCATCTGGTGGGTGATAAAGGGACCCGTGCTGGCTTCCATCATG ATAAACTTTGTTCTCTTCATCGGAATCATCGTCATCCTCGTGCAGAAGCTACAGTCTCCAGACATCGGAGGGAACGAGTCCAGTATTTACCT gAGGTTGGCTCGCTCCACTCTGCTGCTGATTCCTCTGTTTGGGATCCACTACACTGTGTTTGCCTTTTCCCCGGAGAACGTGAGCAAGCGGGAGCGTCTGGTGTTTGAACTCGGACTCGGATCCTTCCAG GGTTTTGTGGTGGCCGTCCTCTACTGCTTCCTGAATGGAGAG GTGCAATCGGAGATCAAGAGGAAATGGCGCAGCTGGACGGTGAACAGGTACTTTGCTGTGGACCTGAAGCACCGGCATCCTTCGCTGGCGAGCAGTGGGGTGAACGGGGGAACGCAGCTGTCCATCCTGAGCAAAAGCAGCTCGCAGATCCGCATGTCCAGCCTGCAGGCCGAGACCCCGGCCACCTGA
- the LOC109639235 gene encoding pituitary adenylate cyclase-activating polypeptide type I receptor isoform X1 has protein sequence MSPSDVRLLVLFLLLHVSTVWSQQVPSNCVIKREQEKCLEMMASDDPGNDPEFGCPWMWDNLTCWQPAKIGEVVEVNCPELFSQFMSEEDFQLGKVSRNCSEFGWSETFPHYIDACLYEEGNSSHPDMYYVSVKALYTVGYSTSLVSLTTAMVILCRFRKLHCTRNFIHMNLFVSFILRAISVFIKDGVLYAKEDSEHCFIHTLECRAVMIFFHYCVLSNYFWLFIEGLYLFTLLVETFFPEKRYFYWYIIIGWGTPTVCVTIWAVLRLHFDNIGCWDMNDDAAIWWVIKGPVLASIMINFVLFIGIIVILVQKLQSPDIGGNESSIYLRLARSTLLLIPLFGIHYTVFAFSPENVSKRERLVFELGLGSFQGFVVAVLYCFLNGEYIPQGAIGDQEEMAQLDGEQVLCCGPEAPASFAGEQWGERGNAAVHPEQKQLADPHVQPAGRDPGHLSATRGDATPTTGPDATTTTPPTLVPMTSLTNPFLNPYPNPYPDDTTMEIDQV, from the exons atgtctccgtctgatgtcagattgctggtcctctttctcctcctccacgtcTCCACG gtCTGGAGCCAGCAGGTTCCCTCTAACTGTGTGATCAAGAGGGAGCAGGAAAAATGTCTGGAGATGATGGCCTCGGACGATCCCGGGAACGATCCAGAGTTCG GTTGTCCGTGGATGTGGGACAACCTGACGTGTTGGCAGCCGGCGAAGATCGGTGAGGTGGTCGAGGTCAACTGTCCCGAACTCTTCTCTCAGTTCATGAGCGAGGAAGACTTCC AGCTGGGGAAGGTGAGTCGCAACTGCAGTGAGTTCGGCTGGTCCGAGACCTTCCCTCACTACATCGACGCCTGTCTGTACGAGGAGGGAAACAGCAGCCATCCG GACATGTACTATGTGTCGGTGAAGGCTCTGTACACAGTCGGCTACAGCACCTCTCTGGTCTCTCTCACCACAGCCATGGTCATCCTCTGCAGGTTCAG gAAGCTGCACTGCACCAGGAACTTCATCCACATGAACTTGTTTGTGTCGTTCATCCTGAGAGCCATTTCTGTCTTCATCAAAGACGGCGTGTTGTACGCCAAAGAGGACAGCGAGCACTGCTTCATCCACACG CTGGAGTGTCGAGCGGTTATGATATTCTTCCACTACTGCGTCCTCTCCAACTACTTCTGGCTCTTCATCGAGGGCCTGTACCTCTTCACGTTACTGGTGGAGACCTTCTTCCCTGAGAAGAGATACTTCTACTGGTACATCATCATCGGCTGGG GGACGCCCACCGTGTGCGTGACCATCTGGGCGGTGCTGCGGCTGCACTTCGATAATATCGG CTGCTGGGACATGAATGACGACGCTGCCATCTGGTGGGTGATAAAGGGACCCGTGCTGGCTTCCATCATG ATAAACTTTGTTCTCTTCATCGGAATCATCGTCATCCTCGTGCAGAAGCTACAGTCTCCAGACATCGGAGGGAACGAGTCCAGTATTTACCT gAGGTTGGCTCGCTCCACTCTGCTGCTGATTCCTCTGTTTGGGATCCACTACACTGTGTTTGCCTTTTCCCCGGAGAACGTGAGCAAGCGGGAGCGTCTGGTGTTTGAACTCGGACTCGGATCCTTCCAG GGTTTTGTGGTGGCCGTCCTCTACTGCTTCCTGAATGGAGAG TATATCCCTCAAGGTGCAATCGGAGATCAAGAGGAAATGGCGCAGCTGGACGGTGAACAGGTACTTTGCTGTGGACCTGAAGCACCGGCATCCTTCGCTGGCGAGCAGTGGGGTGAACGGGGGAACGCAGCTGTCCATCCTGAGCAAAAGCAGCTCGCAGATCCGCATGTCCAGCCTGCAGGCCGAGACCCCGGCCACCTGAGCGCCACCCGCGGGGACGCCACTCCCACCACTGGACCTGACGCCACCACTACCACGCCGCCCACCCTCGTCCCGATGACCAGCCTCACCAACCCGTTCCTCAACCCATACCCCAACCCGTACCCGGACGACACCACGATGGAAATTGACCAGGTCTGA